In Erigeron canadensis isolate Cc75 chromosome 1, C_canadensis_v1, whole genome shotgun sequence, a single window of DNA contains:
- the LOC122580808 gene encoding dof zinc finger protein DOF4.6-like — MDAAQWSEGLGVVKSMEEKKANNNNIRPQKPQALNCPRCNSSHTKFCYYNNYSLSQPRYFCKTCRRYWTNGGSLRNVPVGGGSRRNKRSSSSSTSSSSLPTPPPPPAVSTTSLSKMHHQMMMAPQVPNFITQNPNKTIIQGQGQSQVQGQDLNLGYPNISLQFGNLPYNSSNTSTSAMEFLKSGFGDQVMMNSLVPNTMIMNSPTGLNFSLDGFDQNGGYNNQHHLQGGGSGVTNHQSTMSTITTTLGTSGNAKILFPFQDLKQISTSNSDHQLLEATRGQGESSTGYWSTSGLGGGGGSW; from the exons ATGGATGCTGCTCAGTGGTCTGAG GGATTGGGAGTTGTGAAATCCATGGAAGAAAAGAaagctaataataataatattagacCACAAAAGCCACAAGCTTTGAATTGTCCTAGATGCAACTCTTCACATACAAAGTTTTGCTACTACAACAATTATAGTCTCTCTCAACCAAGATACTTTTGCAAGACTTGTAGAAGGTATTGGACCAACGGTGGATCTCTTAGAAATGTTCCGGTTGGTGGTGGTTCACGACGAAACAAACGATCGTCGTCATcttctacttcttcttcatcactacctacgccgcctccaccaccagcAGTATCAACAACTTCATTATCCAAGATGCATCACCAGATGATGATGGCCCCACAAGTACCAAACTTTATCACACAAAACCCTAACAAGACTATCATCCAAGGTCAAGGTCAAAGTCAAGTTCAAGGTCAAGACCTAAACCTTGGATATCCAAACATTTCTCTTCAGTTTGGTAACTTGCCATACAACTCATCAAACACCTCCACATCAGCTATGGAGTTCTTGAAAAGTGGATTTGGTGATCAAGTTATGATGAACTCATTAGTACCAAACACCATGATCATGAATTCTCCAACAGGTTTGAATTTTTCTCTTGATGGATTTGATCAAAATGGTGGTTATAATAATCAACATCATCTACAAGGAGGAGGTAGTGGGGTGACTAATCATCAAAGCACCATGAGTACTATAACTACTACTTTAGGTACAAGTGGAAATGCAAAGATTTTATTCCCTTTTCAAGATTTGAAGCAAATTTCAACCTCAAATAGTGACCATCAATTGCTTGAGGCAACTAGAGGGCAAGGAGAATCTTCAACTGGCTATTGGAGTACTAGTGGgttaggaggaggaggaggatcatggtaa